Genomic segment of Dromiciops gliroides isolate mDroGli1 chromosome 3, mDroGli1.pri, whole genome shotgun sequence:
tgcattcaaagggtttctctccagtatgaactctCTTATGCGTTGTAAGTTGTCCACTCCAGTTAAAagatttcccacattcattacattcgaatggtttctctccagtatgaattctcttgtGTTCAGTAAGCTTCCCACATTGATTAAaggatttcccacattcattgcatacaaagggtttctctccagtgtgaattcttttATGTATAGTAAGCTGTCCTCTCCAGTTAAAtgatttcccacattcattacattcaaaaggcttttctcctgtatgaattctcttatgttCAGTAAGGTTTCCACGCTGATTGAAGAAttttccacattcactacattcaaAGGGCTTTTCCCCAGTATGAATCCTTCTATGTACAATAAGTGCTTTTCGACGATTAAAGGACttaccacattcattacactgaaagggtttctctccagtatgaattctcttatgttCATTAAGATCTCGACACCACCTAAAtgatttcccacattcattacacacaaaaggtttctctccagtatgaattctcctGTGCGTAGTAAGTTGTCCACTTGAATTAAAGGATTTCCCACATTCAGTACACTCAAAGGGCTTCTCTCCTGTGTGAATTCTCTTGTGTTCAGTAAGCTTTCCACATTCattaaaggctttcccacattcattacattcaaagggtttctctccagtatgaataaCCATATGTCTGGTAAGATGTCGTCTTCGCCTAAAGAATTTTCCACATTCAGtacattcaaagggtttttctccagtatgaattttcttatGCCCAGTAAGGTGTCCCCGCTGATTGAAGAatttcccacactcattacaaccaaagggtttctctccagtatgaattctcctATGGATAATAAGTGCTTTACGCCGATTAAaggatttcccacattcattgcatgggaagggtttctctccagtatgaattctcttgtGTTCATTAAGTTTTCCATGCTGATTAAAAGATTTCCCACATTCACTGCATGCAAAAAGTTTCTCTCCAATATGAATTCTCTTATGTAGAGTAAGATGTCCCCTCCAGCTAAAGGATTTCCCACATTtattacattcaaagggtttttctccagtacgAACTCTTTTATGTTCTTTAAGTTGTCCATGCCAGATAAAGGGTTTTTCCCATTCCTTACATGCAAAGGGTTCCTTTTCAGTATGAAGTTCTTGATATAGAAGAAGAGATTTGCAGCTAGAGTCTTTCCCACATGAATTATACTGAAAAGATTTCTGTGCAGCTGGAATTATCTGATGATTTATAAGGGATGCATTGCTACTCAACACTTTCCCAGcttcacatgattttttttcagtatatttTCCATCATTTTGAGTAAGATCTGAATCACAACTGTCTGATTTTCTGTatttatatttgcaaagtgtCTCAGAAAAAATACCATTATACTTACATTTTTCTGAACACTGTTTAAAGTTTATTCCATGTGTAtcacattttttaatatattcccCCCTATTATCTTGATACTGTGGAATCAGGATTGACCTCAGATTGAAGCCTGTTTCCAATATATTACATTCACTGGCATAAAAATCAGAAGTTTTTCTATGAGGGACTGTCACTTCCTGGGAATGGTTTTCATAGTTGGCTTTCTGTTGTTCCAAACTAAAAGCACATTCCCAAGCTTCTCTTAACACAGAATTGCATGGTCCATCCTTGATTCTTTCCTTAGATAACTTCCCTAGAGAAATGCCTTGGATTGCAATAGTCTCTGTTGTTTTCCACCTAGACTCCAGATTAAGGcactctgaaagaaagaaagaaaagtcaataCTTTCTGTGCTAGGAGAAAGGAACCTGCTTTTATTGTAAATACTAGATTCTGCTTCATCTACtacaatgaaattttaaaattttagatgaAACACTTGATTATTCCAGCCTTCCagcaaacaacaaataaaatcagtATTTCCACATAGAAAGTAGAACAGAAAGAGGATTATATTTGAAActttctgagaagagccaagtctatcacagttgatcatagcacaatgttgctgttactgtgtacaatgttctcctggttctgctcacttcactcagcattagtccatttaagtctttccaggttttttctgaaatctgccctgctcatcatttcttacagcacaatagtattccattacattcatataccacaacttgctcagccattccccagttgatggacattccctcaatttccaattctttgccaccacaaagaatgctgctatttttatctattttttaaaaaatgctttaatggcccttttttctttctttcttttttaaacaattctATTGTTagttttttctctccccctccctcctacttcaatggcaaaaacaaaaagaaaacccttgttaaaatatgcacagtcaagccacactaattcccacattggctatgtACAAAAATTTAAGTTTCATTCTACACATTGAATCCATCAACTCTTTATATTGTTCTTCTGGAATGTGTTTAGAACAAACATTATTAATAGCAATTTGAAGTGAACCTGTGGAAGGAGATAGTAAGGGAGCATTTAGTTTGTATGAATGAATAAGTATCCAAGTCTAGGTGAATTATATTTCAGGGTACTGAAAAAACCCCTGTAGATGTGAACAGAGgacaaactggaaataatcaacagaagaaaaacactagcattaaaggggtctgggaaaagcttcctgtagaaggtgatatTTAAGCCAGGATTTGAAGCAAGCCAGACAAGCCAGgaggaaaagatgaaagagagcattccaggtgtggggaATAGCCACTGAAAATGTTTAGAGCCAAGAGATGtagtatcttgtttgaggaacagcaaggagaccagtacCACTGGTCTGTCCCCCTACCCCATGATCTTCTCCCTACTCCCTATGGACAGCCAGGAGCAATTAGATCCTGCCTTCTGAAAGGGCAGATCCCAACCTCGGTGGCATTAAAGTTTAGCTATAGGCCTCTCCTATCACACCACAATACAGTCATGGGCCTGATCAACTAGTGATATGGAGAAAGCCACAGTGGTTGTCTGGGCaaatatgtctatgtatacaaATATGCACTGTGGCGATGGTGGGGAGAGGAATGGTGTCTACCTCAAAGTGTCTAGGTGAAGGCTGATGACACCTCTCGGAATGAACTTTGGTTATGGCTCTTGAGACATAGAGCTGGTAAGGAAATAATTTAATATCCATCTACAGGGTGCTAGTCAAACTGACTCATAACATCCAGCACTGGCACAGTAAGCGCCCTTCAGCCACACTCAATCCAGATGCTGAAAAGGTAATGAGAGAAATTTCCAAGACAGTAATTATGTTTAGGGCCAAATGGAAACTCTTGGAGTTGTATGAGCCATCTTGTACAGTTAAAATCAAATAGTACTAGGTCTTATTTCCTTCCTAATGAAGGAAAGTAAAGataaggaagaccagagttcattACTGATGTAATACAAATGTAACCCTGGGCAGTGAATGAGGAAGGCTGGTGGCAGCTAACGGGTTACAATAGACTACAATAACAAAGTTATTACGCCAATTGCTTAAGCTGTTCCGGACCTCATTTCGGTGAATGGTATAGGGTTATTGACTTCACTAATGCTCTtgtatctattattattattattttttttagtgaggcaattggggttaagtgacttgcccagggtcacacagctagtaagtgttaagtgtctgaggccagatttgaactcaggtcctcctgactccagggccggtgctctatccactgagccacctagctgcccctcttgtatCTATTATTGTGGCTAAGGCTAATCAAAAGTAGTTCATCTTCTCCTGGGAAGGAGTCTAGTATACCTTCACTATCCTTCACTAAGACTATCTGAATCTCATTCATATTGACAATCTGGAGGGCAAAGAGACCTGAAAGAAGTCCCTGATAGCCATCAGTGAAGCCTTCATGGAAGACATGCTGATGAGGCCCAGTGGAGCAATGGTGACAAAAGCCCTAGATTGAATGGTGGCCAAAGAACAGGGGatgggaggtcagatttgagaAAATCCTGAATCTAGCACACTCAGGCAAGCGTTAGGGAATACAGATGGTCCAGAATAAGCTACTGACACTCACCtacccaaagtaaaaaaaaaaaagaccagagtttTATTGGCTTTTTGTCTCCCCACTACAATCCCCCtttcacacaactgccaaagtgatcttcctcaaGCACAGGTCTGATTGTGTGCCTTCCCTCTCCACACCCCCAGTgaataaactcctgtggctccctgttacttccaggatcaaatgtaaagtccTCTGGCCTTTAGAGCTCTTCCCAACCTGACCCTTTGTcatcttcccagtcttcttatgtgaggcagttgggtggcacagtggataaaacactggccctggattcaggaggacctgagttcaaatctcacctcagacacttactagctctgtgaccctggccaagtcacttaaccccaattgccttaaacatctggggccatctgcagtcatcctgatgtctatcttgccactggacccagatggctctgaaggagagagtgccctccctcacttcaatccaatttactgcaagtcatgacatcaccccacgccctggtcttctttgagaacgaaggacaaaacaacaacagccccTCGGCATGAGGGCTCACCCTCCTCAGCGCTCCTCCTCTACCTCTGGAGTCCATTTCACCAGCTCTCACCCGTGGCTCCAGGCAGAGGCCGCACCATCTCAGCTGGTGGGCCAAATCAGGTTGAGGGTGACCCTCGGACCACAAACCCTCTGGTGAGGTTGGGGGGTGGCTCTCTCGAGCATGTAAAGACTTCTGGCAGAACGGGCAGATGAGAatgatttgttccaatgaccacgAGGATGACTGAAGCAGGTTCTGTGGaactcttagagcttggtcaggcattgaaggctccaaggtcacccagtgcaTCCTGGGCCAcccccagtcatcttgacttttgtaccgccactggactttgatgactcaggaagagaaaacGAGGCTGAGGTCTTTGTGacactctgcttcacttaaatccgattcacttgcaagtcaagacatcacccctgaTGTCaccagtcctctttgagaatgaaggaccccCACCACCAGCTTCAGTGATGGGAGTTTCAATACATAAAAACAATTCCAACAAGGAAGAAATACAGGATTTATCCAAAAAGAGTGATGCGGATATGCAGAGAACTTATAAACCAAATTACATTTCACAAAGACATGTACAAAAGATGAAAGCAAAAGCAGGTAACAGGAAGAATAAGATAATGCTATGGTCCTGTAAATACGACAACAGGAGTGCTAATGCTCAGAACGAGCAGAGGCACAGAAGGCAAGCTAAGGGTACAAAAACAAACTGTCAAAGGCACATTGAAAGGAAAggccaaggaaagaaggaataggaGCATAGCTTGGGATGAATAAGATAATGCCAAcagacaacagagagaaggcagaggtcctcattgcttctgtttttttctgcCAAAGAGAAATATTCTTTGAACTGGAAACGACAGAACAAAAATTgctgagggaagaaaggggagtgtTGATGCCTGAGAAGAAACCTGGCTGtacttgatgaattcaagttacTTAGCCCAGATGACTCTTCATctttctggctcagtttcctcatctgtaacactCAGACAATGCcatttacctcccagagttgttgtgaggataaagacctaatatttgtaaagcactacataaatgctagttctaATCATCCTATCATCACCACCAGTATCGTTATTCTAAACTGGTTTAAAAGTCATACCCAAAgaataatcacattaaaaattcAGTCaataaggcagaaatatgtttaatgttattttatttatttattttattttatgttattttatttatatatatatctatatatcagattacctgctgtctaggggaggggggagggagggagaaaaatctgaaattggaaaccttgtatgaacaaaagttgagaactatctttacctgtaatgggaaaaaaataaataaaatactttatttttaaaaaagggggcagcaaggtggcacagtggatagagcaccgtccctggagtcaggagtacctgagttcaaatccggcctcagacacttaatacttactggctgtgtgaccctgggcaagtcacttaaccccaattgcctcaaaaaaaaaaagttcagtcaACTCCTAAAGAATTATCCAGTGAAATTCCTTACAGACATGTGCTTGGCTCTTTGCTATTTACATAGATAAAGGCATGGATGGAAGACTTTTCTTATTTGCTGATGGCAAAGAGTTGAGA
This window contains:
- the LOC122749165 gene encoding zinc finger protein 665-like → MGPGIPAAGFQESVTFKDVAVEFTWEEWRQLDPAQRTLFRDVMLENYRNLVSLGLAVTQPDVILQLERGEAPWMCGREVPRSTPPECLNLESRWKTTETIAIQGISLGKLSKERIKDGPCNSVLREAWECAFSLEQQKANYENHSQEVTVPHRKTSDFYASECNILETGFNLRSILIPQYQDNRGEYIKKCDTHGINFKQCSEKCKYNGIFSETLCKYKYRKSDSCDSDLTQNDGKYTEKKSCEAGKVLSSNASLINHQIIPAAQKSFQYNSCGKDSSCKSLLLYQELHTEKEPFACKEWEKPFIWHGQLKEHKRVRTGEKPFECNKCGKSFSWRGHLTLHKRIHIGEKLFACSECGKSFNQHGKLNEHKRIHTGEKPFPCNECGKSFNRRKALIIHRRIHTGEKPFGCNECGKFFNQRGHLTGHKKIHTGEKPFECTECGKFFRRRRHLTRHMVIHTGEKPFECNECGKAFNECGKLTEHKRIHTGEKPFECTECGKSFNSSGQLTTHRRIHTGEKPFVCNECGKSFRWCRDLNEHKRIHTGEKPFQCNECGKSFNRRKALIVHRRIHTGEKPFECSECGKFFNQRGNLTEHKRIHTGEKPFECNECGKSFNWRGQLTIHKRIHTGEKPFVCNECGKSFNQCGKLTEHKRIHTGEKPFECNECGKSFNWSGQLTTHKRVHTGEKPFECNECGKSFSRSASLTKHKRIHTGEKPFECTECGKFFNCHAHLTEHKRIHTGEKPFECNDCGVSFRWRGQLTRHKRIHTGEKPFECNECGKFFNQRGNLTEHERIHTGEKPFECSECGKSFKQRGNLTDHKRIHTGEKPFECNQCGKSFNRRGKLTDHKRIHIGEKPL